A segment of the Verrucomicrobiota bacterium genome:
AGTCCACGTAGGGCTTGGCGCGGCGCAGCACGCCGTCCTTGTCCTTGACCGCCTCGATGTGACCGAGGCGCCACGCGTTCGTGCGGAAGATCGCGGGGGGGACGATGCCGTTGGCCGCGGCGATGATGGCCCGCTGGTTCGTGCGGCACTGGGCCGCGAAGAACTCGTCTGATTCGACGAACTGGTCCTTCACGACTTCGAAGGGCGCGTGGTCTGGCCTCAACTCGCCAAACAACACGTCGAACGCGACGACGCGGGCGCCCTGCGCCGTGAGCTCCCTCAGGATCCTGCCGTAAATGGAGCGCGGCCAATAAAGTCCGAGGGGCGGGCCGTGTGCCCCGCGCGCAACCTCGGCGATGGAGTCGTCGCTGATGTCCACATATCCGAGGTTGGGTGCAACCTCGGCTGGGCGGTCGGCTGCGTGGCGGACGCGCCAGTCAAAGGTGAGCAGTTCGAGTTGCTTGAGACCGCCACCGCCCGGGAGATTCTCCGGTCCCATCGAGTAGAGGCACACCATCAGGGTCACCAGCATCGCGAGCAGGTAAGGCGTGCGCCTGGTGATGTGGAGCTTGAAGGTCACCGGGCGCATCTAAACAAAAACCCCGGAGCCGCTCAAGCCGCTCCGGGGTTTCAAAGGTTGCGTGTCTGGCCGACTCAGTTAATCGGCGAGGACGGATTGCCCGTCAGGTCAGGATTGCTCAAGCCGGGTCGCAGGCTGCCTCCGATTGCCACAGCGTTGCTCCGGAGCGTGTTGAGCGCATTCTGATTCGTCGCGAGGTTGGGGTTCTGCAGCAGGTTCGTGCGAAGATGAACATTGAGCGAGTTCGCGCCGCTGGCGGCCTGGCCTTCCGTCTGCCCGTTATTCCGCCCATCGCGGAATGTGCCCAAGACGCCGTTGGAGAGGACGTTCGCGAGATTCGTGCTCAATCCCGCGGTGATGGCATTGGAGAACGCTTGGGAGGCAAACCGGGTCGCCTGAATCGCGTCGCGCGTTTCCAGGTTTTGGACCCCTGCGTTCTGCGCTCGCTCACGGGCATCGGTGTCGCGACGGTCGGCCTCGCGACGATCCTGGTCTTTCTTTCCTTGATCCTCGCTGCGGTCCGGCGCGGGGGGCCGCACGATGGGCGCATCACGGACCACGATGGCCTGCGTCTGTGTCTCGACAACAATGATCTGACGGGCATCGGTAGTCAGCGGCACCACGCGGGGCGGAGCGGGAGGCGTTCCCGGCGCCGAGGTCGGGGTCGTGGTCGCCTCGCGTCCACCGGGCACGGTGATGGTGACGGTCCGGCCTGTGGAACCGGGAGGTCTGGTCAAATCCGTCACGCGGATGACGATCGAGCCGTTGGCGACGCGGAAAATCCCGATGGCGTAGATGTGAAAGCTCGTGCCGCGGATGCCGGCGACGCCGTTCTGCGTCTTCACTTCGTAGCGGGACGCGGCGGAGAGCTTCTTCACATTGCCGATGATCGAGCCCTTGGTGAGGTCCAATTCCGTCGTCGCCACGGAGTCGACGCCGGTCTTTTGAATCGTGAGCGTGTCGATCTTGAGCGTGCTGTCGGGCTTCACGCTGAGCGCGTTGCCGTTTTCGCCGAGGTCGAGGATCACCGTCGAACCGGGCCCGGTGCTGATGGTGTCGCCGGCCTTGAGTTCCAAGCCGGTGCTGGCAGGTCGCGCGGCGCCGCCGATGGTTGCGGTCGCGTTGCCGGTGATGACTCTGACGGTGGCCTTGCCCTGCACTGGGGCGGGCGCCGCGGCGCCCTGCGCGTTGTGCGTGGCTGCGGCGGCGATGAGTGTCGCCGCGGCGGCGAGCACGAAGGAAAGTCGCTTCATAAGTTGACTCCGAGTAGTGTGAGTATTGACTTGTAAGCTGGCGGGACGGTGGAACAAAGGCTTCGCGATGTCAACGACTTATCGGATCGGGAATTCGCTGTAGCGGACCGACCGTTCGCGGACGCGGGTGTTTGGGTGCGCAACCGCCACCTTTGCCCTCGAGTGGACGTGTCCTGCCGGGGCGCGCGGATTTCCCAAAAACCGTTGACAGTCGCGAGCGACGACAGCAACAATTCGCTGCGTTGCCGGCGGTTGAAAACTCCCCGTGGTGGAGTTTCGTCCCATGGAACCGCGGCGCCTGCATCCATGAGTCGCAAGCTCAACGTCGCCATCGTCGGTCTCGGCTTTGGTGCGGAGTTCATCCCCCTTTGGCAGAAGCACCCGCACGCGGACTGCCACGCCATCTGCCAGCGCAACGAGGTCAAGCTCAACGCGGTCGGCGATTACTTCGGCGTCGGGAAGCGCTACACCGACTACAAGGCGCTCCTCAAGGATCCCGCGGTGGACGTCGTCCACATCAACTCCCCCATCCCCGACCACGCGTGGATGTCCATCGCCGCGCTCAAGGCCGGCAAGCACGTCGCCTGCACCGTGCCGATGGCCACGAACATCGCCGACTGCAAGAAGATCGTGGACCTCGCCAAGTCCACCGGCCTCAAATACATGATGATGGAGACCGTCGTCTATGCGCGCGAATACCTCTTCATGAAGTCGCTGCTCGACGCGGGCAAGCTGGGCAAACTCCAGTTCGTGCAGGCGTCGCACCAGCAGGACATGGACGGCTGGCCCAACTACTGGCCCGGTCTTCCGCCGATGTGGTACGCCACGCACTGTGTCGGCCCGGTCGCCGGCCTCGTAGGCAAACCCGCTGAATACGTGAGCTGCTTCGGCTCCGGCACCATTCGCAAGGAACTTCAGAAATGCTACGGCTCGCCCTTCGCCGTCGAGACCGCCCACATCAAGTTCAAGGGCAGCGACGTTTCCGCCCGCATCATCCGCAGCCTATTCGACACCGCGCGCCAGTATCGCGAGAGCATTGATGTGTATGGCGACAAGAGGTCCGTGGAGTGGCCGCTCATCGAGCACGAACCGCTGGTGCTGCACACGGCGAAGAAGCCCGAGCCGAAGATCCCGAGCCACGTGAAGTGCCCCGACTTCGCGAGCCGGCTGCCCAGGAGCATCGCGAAATACACGACTCAGGGCGTCTACGACGCGAGCAAGAAGACGCACCTGAGCTTCACGCAGGGCAGCGGCCACGGCGGCAGCCACCCGCACCTCGCGCACGAGTTCGCGATGGCGCTGGTCGAAAAACGTGATCCGTTTCCGAACGCCGTGCAGTCCGCCAACTGGACCTGCGTGGGACTGTGCTCGCACGAGTCCGCGATGAAAGGCGGCACCATCGTGAAGCTGCCGTCGTTTACGCTTTAGTTTCCGTCGCATCGCATCGCAACCCAACCCAACCCAACCCAACGACCCACCATGACTGAAGACAAGACCATCTCAAACGCGCCCGCAGCGGCGAACGCCAACCGCCTCCTCTGGGCCGGCTTCATGGCGATTCTCGCCGCAGGAGTCGGCTTCGCCATCCGCGGCGGCATTTTCGACAACTGGGGCGCGGAGTTCGGC
Coding sequences within it:
- a CDS encoding FecR domain-containing protein, whose product is MKRLSFVLAAAATLIAAAATHNAQGAAAPAPVQGKATVRVITGNATATIGGAARPASTGLELKAGDTISTGPGSTVILDLGENGNALSVKPDSTLKIDTLTIQKTGVDSVATTELDLTKGSIIGNVKKLSAASRYEVKTQNGVAGIRGTSFHIYAIGIFRVANGSIVIRVTDLTRPPGSTGRTVTITVPGGREATTTPTSAPGTPPAPPRVVPLTTDARQIIVVETQTQAIVVRDAPIVRPPAPDRSEDQGKKDQDRREADRRDTDARERAQNAGVQNLETRDAIQATRFASQAFSNAITAGLSTNLANVLSNGVLGTFRDGRNNGQTEGQAASGANSLNVHLRTNLLQNPNLATNQNALNTLRSNAVAIGGSLRPGLSNPDLTGNPSSPIN
- a CDS encoding Gfo/Idh/MocA family oxidoreductase, yielding MSRKLNVAIVGLGFGAEFIPLWQKHPHADCHAICQRNEVKLNAVGDYFGVGKRYTDYKALLKDPAVDVVHINSPIPDHAWMSIAALKAGKHVACTVPMATNIADCKKIVDLAKSTGLKYMMMETVVYAREYLFMKSLLDAGKLGKLQFVQASHQQDMDGWPNYWPGLPPMWYATHCVGPVAGLVGKPAEYVSCFGSGTIRKELQKCYGSPFAVETAHIKFKGSDVSARIIRSLFDTARQYRESIDVYGDKRSVEWPLIEHEPLVLHTAKKPEPKIPSHVKCPDFASRLPRSIAKYTTQGVYDASKKTHLSFTQGSGHGGSHPHLAHEFAMALVEKRDPFPNAVQSANWTCVGLCSHESAMKGGTIVKLPSFTL